A single window of Pectobacterium parmentieri DNA harbors:
- the ggt gene encoding gamma-glutamyltransferase, which produces MRIKNTVLGCRTSGKWLLSLSVTALLVSGTVQAASAPAVEAKNGMVVSSQYLASQIGVDIMKMGGNAIDAAVAVGYAQAVVNPCCGNIGGGGFMTLHLADGKDTFINFRETAPAAASANMYLNADGSVKKDASLYGYLAAGVPGTVLGLDTALQKYGKLTREQVMAPAIKLAREGFELTRADTDILDTTIKRFKADPEAARIFLRPDGSPLQPGDKLVQTDLANTLAAISAKGPDAFYKGTIPQAVEQAAKQGGGILTAADFADYRITETAPVTCNYRGYQFVSSPPPSSGGVTMCEILNIVEGYDLKKTGFNSAATVHVMTEAMRHAYMDRNTYLGDPAFVSNPVERLLSKDYAAEIRKQIEPENATPSKNVQPGIGPHERPETTHYSIVDNQGNAVSTTYTVNGRFGSVVIAPGTGFFLNNEMDDFTVKVGEKNLYGLVQGERNSIAPGKRPLSSMSPSLVTKDGKIFMVLGSPGGSRIITITLQTALNIIDHGMAPQEAVDAPRIHHQWLPDEVYYEQRGLSVDTLNLLKQRGYKMVEQTPWGAAELILVGLPGAAGVTPADSGNDSAVSGKVREGYLYGANDIRRPAGAAIGY; this is translated from the coding sequence ATGAGAATAAAAAACACGGTATTGGGATGCAGGACGTCAGGAAAATGGCTGCTGTCGCTGAGTGTGACTGCGCTGCTGGTGAGTGGAACCGTGCAGGCGGCCTCTGCCCCCGCAGTGGAAGCGAAAAACGGTATGGTGGTCAGCTCACAGTATCTGGCTTCGCAGATTGGCGTCGATATCATGAAAATGGGCGGCAATGCGATTGATGCCGCCGTGGCCGTGGGCTATGCGCAGGCCGTGGTAAATCCCTGCTGTGGCAATATCGGCGGCGGTGGATTTATGACGCTGCATCTGGCCGATGGTAAAGACACCTTTATCAATTTCCGTGAAACGGCACCCGCGGCGGCCAGCGCCAACATGTATCTGAATGCGGATGGGAGCGTGAAAAAGGACGCGAGCCTGTACGGCTATCTGGCCGCCGGCGTACCGGGAACGGTGCTGGGGCTGGATACTGCGCTGCAAAAATACGGCAAATTGACGCGTGAGCAGGTGATGGCACCGGCGATTAAGTTGGCGCGTGAGGGCTTTGAACTCACACGTGCGGATACCGACATTTTGGATACCACCATCAAACGTTTTAAGGCCGATCCTGAAGCCGCGCGCATCTTCCTGCGCCCTGACGGCAGCCCGTTGCAACCGGGTGACAAACTGGTGCAAACCGATCTGGCGAATACGCTGGCGGCGATTTCTGCTAAAGGGCCGGATGCCTTCTACAAGGGCACGATCCCACAGGCAGTGGAGCAGGCGGCGAAGCAGGGCGGTGGCATCCTGACGGCGGCTGATTTTGCCGATTATCGCATTACCGAAACGGCACCAGTAACCTGTAACTATCGTGGTTATCAATTTGTCTCTTCACCGCCGCCCAGTTCCGGTGGCGTCACGATGTGTGAAATTCTCAATATTGTCGAAGGCTATGATCTGAAGAAGACGGGCTTTAATTCGGCAGCCACCGTTCATGTGATGACCGAAGCGATGCGTCACGCATACATGGACCGCAATACCTACCTCGGTGACCCGGCGTTTGTCAGCAATCCTGTCGAACGTTTGCTGAGTAAGGATTACGCTGCCGAAATCCGTAAACAAATCGAACCGGAAAACGCGACGCCATCCAAAAACGTACAGCCGGGGATTGGCCCGCACGAGCGACCGGAAACCACGCACTATTCTATTGTGGATAATCAGGGCAACGCGGTGTCCACCACGTATACCGTGAACGGGCGTTTTGGGTCGGTGGTGATTGCGCCGGGTACGGGCTTCTTCCTCAATAACGAAATGGATGACTTTACCGTTAAAGTTGGCGAGAAAAACCTGTACGGATTGGTGCAGGGGGAACGTAATTCGATCGCCCCCGGTAAGCGCCCACTTTCGTCCATGAGCCCGTCATTGGTGACGAAAGACGGCAAAATCTTCATGGTGCTCGGTTCGCCCGGTGGTTCACGCATTATCACTATCACGCTGCAAACGGCGCTAAACATCATCGACCACGGCATGGCACCACAGGAAGCGGTAGATGCACCGCGCATCCATCACCAGTGGTTGCCGGATGAAGTGTATTACGAACAGCGCGGGCTGTCTGTCGATACGCTGAACTTGCTGAAGCAGCGCGGCTACAAAATGGTAGAGCAGACTCCCTGGGGCGCAGCGGAGCTGATTCTGGTCGGTTTACCGGGCGCGGCGGGCGTGACACCAGCGGATTCGGGTAATGACTCGGCGGTATCCGGTAAAGTGCGCGAAGGCTACCTGTATGGAGCAAATGATATCCGCCGCCCGGCAGGGGCAGCGATAGGGTATTGA
- the bcsC gene encoding cellulose synthase complex outer membrane protein BcsC yields the protein MHNNTVNWLRLLPLLLVAAPQAYSAETASPEQFLMEQVRLGEASSKDDLVRQSLYRLELINPDNPDVIAARLRLVLRQGDQAQARLQLEKLKTVAPDSAVYRQSEITLALTQEEPRKQLQQARLLSTAGRYAEAKVQYDALFHGDPPTLDLAVEYWRLISRLPNQEPVAIKQLEALDRIYPNNVPLRMVLSRLLFSQDRNEQAYPLLKQLSSDPVGRGQAASLWLEIIGRMPVTPQSVAELSRFLAVFDEGEQAETARKELSRRQGILADPVYQGRLRALAQIEGGGGNSATLNELNKALTATPNDPELIGAIGLIYLRAGDRVTALAQFQKALQADVNRLNSGKWEGLIQSTQYWATIAEGDNALKANNLPLAQQKYQQARQMDNTNAYALIGLGDVAVASKNDATAQQFYQQALHLEPGNDNALRGLVGIYQRQSPEKALAYLNSLSRSQQNTMRETLTALQLDILKQQADQLSEQQQWAQAEEKYRQANQQDPNDVWLAYHYAQTLRQLGQTQQADNTVQRATAVPPASAEKNYVYSLYLSSTNRDEQALAHLNALPTAQWSADMRDLSQRLTIQTTLAKAEAMRDVGDEPAAIAFLRQQPVDTRIDLLLADWALARGEYTTALTEYQRIRTREPQNPDAQLGEIDAFIAQGRQDDARQRLNQLPTQAADTLNGKRRVANAWQAVGNPQKSTALFRQLKIDAQKEPIGQGKALVYRDAARVEQQQSQPEQAQQDYKQAMVASGMTPALPQSDDDYTRLTRNNRSDDWLQRSIRADAADLYRKQDITVTLDHDYSSSSGTGGISDLSAHNTLLQVDMPLYDGRAFFRTDTVQMNAGSFSTDSTGAYRETFGTCATRDCFDGKSQKATGTSVAAGWKNDRWSADIGTTPLGFDVVDIVGGASYSGDWRQIGWTATASRRPISSSLLAFSGTRDPGTGITWGGVRATGVSLGLSYDRGEAHGVWSDFSVHQITGKNVADNDRARAMAGYYYKLINEDNRRVTVGLNSMWWRHQKDLSGYSLGQGGYYSPQQYFSLGVPVNYRQRTENWSWELGGSLSWSRSSTKNQRRYPLTGLLGNAALTDRDTIEQGSSSSGFGYTARAVVERRLSSHWTLGVGIDIQQAKDYTPSHGLLYLRYSAAGWQGDLDSPPQPLTPYADFK from the coding sequence ATGCATAACAACACCGTAAACTGGCTGCGCCTCCTCCCGTTATTGCTGGTTGCAGCACCACAGGCCTACAGCGCAGAAACCGCGTCACCAGAGCAGTTCCTGATGGAGCAGGTACGTTTGGGAGAGGCCAGCAGCAAAGACGATCTCGTGCGCCAGTCGCTCTATCGACTGGAACTGATCAACCCGGATAACCCCGATGTTATCGCCGCCAGACTACGGCTGGTGCTGCGTCAAGGCGATCAGGCGCAGGCGCGTCTGCAGTTGGAAAAGCTGAAAACTGTGGCACCTGACTCCGCAGTCTACCGTCAGTCAGAAATAACGCTGGCGTTAACGCAAGAAGAGCCGCGTAAACAATTACAACAGGCGCGCTTGTTATCTACCGCTGGGCGCTATGCGGAAGCCAAAGTGCAGTACGACGCGCTCTTTCACGGTGATCCGCCCACGCTCGATCTTGCCGTGGAGTATTGGCGTCTGATCTCGCGTTTACCCAATCAGGAACCCGTCGCCATTAAGCAACTAGAGGCGCTGGATCGCATTTACCCTAACAACGTCCCGCTGCGCATGGTGCTGTCACGTCTACTTTTCAGTCAGGATCGTAATGAGCAGGCCTACCCTTTATTGAAACAGCTTTCTAGCGATCCCGTCGGTCGCGGGCAGGCCGCGTCGCTATGGCTGGAAATTATCGGCCGGATGCCGGTCACACCGCAAAGCGTGGCTGAACTAAGCCGTTTTCTGGCCGTGTTTGATGAAGGTGAACAGGCAGAAACCGCACGTAAAGAACTCAGTCGTCGGCAGGGAATACTCGCCGACCCTGTTTATCAGGGGCGGCTGCGTGCGCTGGCGCAGATTGAGGGTGGCGGTGGCAATAGCGCCACACTTAACGAGTTAAATAAAGCGCTGACCGCCACGCCAAACGATCCTGAACTGATCGGCGCAATTGGTCTGATTTACCTGCGCGCTGGCGATCGGGTAACAGCACTGGCGCAGTTCCAAAAAGCATTACAGGCAGATGTAAATCGCCTGAACAGCGGTAAATGGGAAGGGCTCATCCAAAGCACACAGTATTGGGCCACCATTGCGGAAGGTGACAACGCGCTGAAGGCCAACAATCTACCGCTGGCGCAGCAGAAATATCAGCAGGCACGCCAGATGGATAATACCAATGCCTATGCGCTGATTGGTCTAGGCGATGTTGCCGTTGCCAGCAAAAATGATGCCACCGCCCAGCAGTTCTATCAACAGGCTTTGCACCTCGAACCCGGCAATGACAACGCCTTGCGCGGTCTGGTCGGTATTTACCAACGCCAATCGCCGGAGAAAGCGCTGGCTTACCTCAACAGCCTGTCGCGCAGCCAGCAGAATACGATGCGGGAAACACTTACCGCACTGCAACTCGATATCCTGAAGCAGCAGGCGGACCAGTTGTCGGAACAGCAGCAGTGGGCGCAGGCGGAGGAGAAATACCGTCAGGCGAATCAGCAGGACCCGAACGATGTCTGGCTGGCCTATCACTATGCCCAGACACTGCGCCAACTCGGGCAAACACAGCAGGCGGACAACACAGTACAACGTGCTACTGCCGTGCCACCAGCCAGCGCGGAGAAGAACTACGTCTACTCACTTTACCTGTCGTCCACTAACCGCGATGAGCAAGCACTCGCTCACCTGAACGCGCTGCCTACTGCGCAGTGGAGCGCTGACATGCGCGATTTATCTCAGCGCCTGACCATTCAGACCACGCTGGCGAAAGCAGAAGCGATGCGCGATGTGGGTGACGAACCCGCTGCCATTGCATTCCTGCGCCAGCAACCGGTGGATACACGTATCGATCTGCTACTGGCAGACTGGGCGCTGGCGCGGGGGGAATACACGACAGCGCTGACCGAATATCAACGCATCCGCACGCGAGAACCACAGAACCCTGACGCACAACTGGGCGAGATCGACGCGTTTATCGCGCAGGGCCGCCAAGATGACGCTCGCCAGCGTCTGAACCAACTCCCAACGCAGGCAGCGGACACACTCAACGGCAAGCGGCGCGTCGCCAACGCCTGGCAAGCGGTAGGCAATCCGCAAAAATCAACAGCGCTTTTCCGTCAGCTAAAAATCGATGCACAGAAAGAACCGATCGGTCAGGGAAAAGCATTGGTCTACCGCGATGCGGCACGGGTTGAACAACAGCAATCACAACCTGAACAGGCGCAGCAGGACTATAAACAGGCCATGGTCGCCAGCGGCATGACTCCCGCGCTACCGCAAAGCGACGATGACTACACCCGATTGACGCGTAATAACCGCAGCGACGACTGGCTACAACGCAGCATCCGCGCCGATGCCGCAGACCTGTATCGCAAACAGGATATTACCGTCACCCTCGATCATGATTACTCAAGTTCGAGCGGCACCGGGGGGATTTCCGACCTAAGCGCCCACAACACCCTGTTGCAGGTAGATATGCCGCTGTACGATGGCCGTGCCTTCTTCCGCACCGATACCGTGCAGATGAACGCCGGTTCCTTCTCGACGGACAGTACCGGTGCCTACCGGGAAACCTTCGGCACCTGCGCCACGCGGGACTGTTTCGACGGCAAATCGCAGAAAGCCACCGGCACCAGCGTCGCCGCAGGCTGGAAAAACGACCGTTGGTCAGCGGATATCGGCACCACGCCGCTCGGCTTTGACGTGGTCGATATCGTCGGTGGCGCAAGCTACAGCGGTGACTGGCGGCAAATCGGCTGGACGGCGACCGCCTCGCGCCGCCCGATCTCCAGCTCATTACTGGCATTTAGCGGCACCAGAGATCCAGGCACTGGCATTACCTGGGGTGGCGTGCGTGCAACGGGTGTCAGCCTTGGTTTGAGCTACGATCGAGGCGAAGCACACGGCGTCTGGAGTGATTTCAGCGTCCACCAGATTACCGGTAAAAACGTGGCCGATAACGATCGCGCCCGTGCGATGGCAGGCTACTACTACAAGTTGATTAACGAAGATAACCGACGCGTCACGGTCGGCCTGAACAGCATGTGGTGGCGTCACCAGAAAGACTTAAGCGGCTACTCACTCGGTCAGGGTGGCTACTACAGCCCGCAGCAATACTTTTCGCTGGGCGTGCCAGTGAACTATCGGCAGCGGACAGAAAACTGGTCATGGGAACTCGGCGGATCGCTATCGTGGTCACGCTCCTCCACCAAAAACCAGCGCCGCTACCCGCTAACTGGCCTGCTCGGTAACGCCGCGCTCACCGACAGAGACACCATCGAGCAGGGAAGTAGCAGTTCCGGCTTCGGCTATACGGCACGTGCAGTCGTCGAACGCCGCCTCAGCTCACACTGGACGCTGGGTGTCGGTATTGATATTCAGCAAGCGAAAGATTACACCCCAAGCCACGGCCTCCTCTACCTGCGCTACTCCGCGGCCGGCTGGCAGGGCGATCTCGACAGCCCGCCGCAGCCGCTTACGCCTTACGCGGACTTTAAGTAA